The Salvelinus fontinalis isolate EN_2023a chromosome 36, ASM2944872v1, whole genome shotgun sequence genome window below encodes:
- the zgc:101765 gene encoding uncharacterized oxidoreductase Mvan_2161 — protein MSESDLQPSPSAPTLSIPPIHSSPTPSVLLNTGARMPLLGLGTYRLRGPDDILQAVDAALSTGYRSFDTASVYRNEADLGRALRLLLPKHGLSRADVFITSKLGPKDQGSRAREGALRSLELLDLDYIDLYLIHWPGTQGLGVGDKRNPENRAQSWAVLEELHAQGKLRAIGVSNYTPGHMKELLEGCCVTPAVIQVEFHPRLSQGEMRHLCGEKGVCFQAYSSLGTGSLLQDPLVVQIAQGYGLTTAQVLLRWAVQQGVPVLPKSSHPTRVAENGCVFDFELTAEDMERLGGMDCGQKYCWDPSQVA, from the exons ATGTCTGAGTCTGATCTTCAGCCCTCTCCCTCCGCCCCcaccctctccattcctcccatccactcctcccccaccccATCTGTTCTGCTCAACACCGGGGCCAGGATGCCTCTCCTGGGGCTGGGTACCTACCGGCTCCGCGGCCCTGATGATATCCTCCAGGCCGTCGACGCCGCGCTCTCCACCGGCTACCGCTCATTTGACACGGCCTCTGTCTACCGGAACGAGGCTGACCTGGGTCGAGCACTGCGACTCCTCCTACCCAAACACGGCCTCTCCCGAGCGGACGTCTTCATCACCAGCAAGCTGGGCCCCAAGGACCAGGGCTCCAGAGCCAG GGAAGGAGCTCTGAGGAGTCTAGAACTGCTGGATCTAGACTATATAGATCTATACTTGATCCACTGGCCAGGGACCCAGGGGCTGGGGGTGGGAGACAAGAGGAACCCAGAGAATAGAGCTCAGAGCTGGGCAGTGTTAGAGGAGCTCCACGCCCAGGGGAAGCTGAGGGCCATAGGGGTGTCCAACTACACCCCAGGACATATGAAGGAGCTACTGGAGGGGTGTTGTGTCACCCCCGCCGTAATacag GTAGAGTTCCATCCCCGTCTGTCCCAGGGGGAGATGAGGCATCTGTGTGGGGAGAAAGGTGTCTGTTTCCAGGCTTACTCCTCCCTGGGGACTGGCTCTCTCCTCCAGGACCCTTTAGTGGTCCAGATTGCACAGGGATATGGCCTGACCACTGCACAG GTTCTGCTCAGGTGGGCGGTACAGCAGGGAGTTCCCGTCCTACCCAAGTCATCTCACCCCACCAGGGTAGCAGAGAACGGCTGTGTGTTTGACTTTGAGCTGACTGCTGAAGATATGGAGAGGCTGGGGGGGATGGACTGTGGACAGAAATACTGTTGGGACCCTTCACAGGTAGCCTGA